A single window of Chondrinema litorale DNA harbors:
- a CDS encoding cation diffusion facilitator family transporter yields the protein MNTTNNHKEQAIKATYVSLLANTCLALLKGITGVFGNSYALIADAIESTTDIFASFLVLIGFKYSTKPPDENHPYGHGKLEPLITFIVVGFLIISASIIAFESIKHIYTPHKVPEPYTLIILGFVIVSKEIFYRFVSKKSDETKSTSLKADAWHHRSDAITSLMAFLGISLALYMGKGYEAADDWAALFASGIIIFNAYLIFRPALGEIMDEHFYDDLVKDIRDVAANVDGIIDTEKCFIRKAGMDLYVDLHIIVDGEISVKEGHQIAHNLKDKLKEEYPEIADVLVHVEPKKA from the coding sequence TTGAATACAACCAATAACCATAAAGAACAAGCTATTAAAGCAACCTATGTAAGTCTACTAGCAAATACTTGTTTGGCTTTGCTAAAAGGAATTACTGGTGTATTTGGGAATTCTTACGCATTAATTGCTGATGCAATAGAATCAACTACAGATATATTTGCTTCTTTTTTAGTTTTAATTGGGTTTAAATATTCTACTAAACCACCAGACGAAAATCACCCTTACGGACACGGAAAACTAGAACCCTTAATCACTTTTATAGTAGTTGGATTCTTAATTATATCTGCTAGTATTATTGCTTTTGAAAGTATAAAGCATATTTACACACCACATAAAGTACCCGAACCTTATACACTTATAATTCTTGGGTTTGTAATAGTGAGTAAAGAAATCTTTTATCGCTTTGTTTCTAAAAAGAGTGATGAAACTAAAAGCACTTCATTAAAAGCAGATGCATGGCATCATAGAAGTGATGCTATTACCTCTTTAATGGCATTTTTAGGAATAAGTCTGGCTCTTTACATGGGTAAAGGTTACGAAGCAGCAGACGACTGGGCAGCACTTTTTGCATCTGGAATCATCATTTTTAATGCATATCTAATTTTTAGACCCGCATTAGGTGAGATTATGGACGAACACTTTTACGACGATCTAGTTAAAGATATTAGAGATGTAGCAGCCAATGTAGATGGAATAATTGATACCGAAAAGTGTTTTATTCGAAAAGCTGGAATGGACCTTTATGTAGATTTACATATAATTGTGGATGGAGAAATTTCAGTTAAAGAGGGGCACCAAATAGCTCATAACCTTAAAGATAAACTAAAAGAAGAATATCCAGAAATTGCAGATGTTCTTGTCCATGTAGAGCCAAAAAAAGCCTGA
- a CDS encoding DinB family protein has product MNLIETLKETKIQTLTYFNLDDESLNKTYGPGKWNVKQILHHLADTETVLYDRLRRVISEPKQVIWGFNQDLWCKELDYNNLPLDLSKNNYSAVRESVIYLVQKYYDVKGHKSFIHSETGLKTLKEEMEKIAWHNQHHLKHINQALS; this is encoded by the coding sequence ATGAATCTAATTGAAACACTAAAAGAAACTAAAATACAAACTCTCACCTACTTTAATCTTGATGACGAGTCGCTTAATAAAACTTATGGGCCTGGAAAATGGAATGTAAAGCAAATATTACATCATTTAGCAGATACCGAAACTGTGCTCTACGACAGATTAAGAAGAGTGATTTCGGAGCCTAAGCAAGTAATTTGGGGATTTAATCAAGACTTATGGTGTAAAGAATTAGATTATAATAATTTACCTCTCGATCTTAGCAAAAACAACTATTCTGCAGTAAGAGAGAGTGTAATCTATTTAGTACAGAAATACTATGATGTTAAAGGTCATAAATCATTTATACATAGCGAAACGGGATTAAAAACACTTAAAGAAGAAATGGAGAAAATCGCTTGGCATAATCAACATCACCTAAAACACATCAATCAAGCACTCTCATAG
- a CDS encoding HAD-IIA family hydrolase, with protein MISGSFREIVEQYEVVFFDSFGVLRNYDGIIPGVEKTFAFLRENNIDFYILTNDASRGPKELASKFQDMGLEEITRSKIISSGMLARNYLRNKVKNGTVTFLGTEKSAHYIETAGLKTLRIQDLSLKDIDHINAMVLLDDEGYDWQDDVNKAINLLRMRNMPVIVANTDLTYPVSKGKIALAVGALADMIETIVQKNFIRFGKPDTQMFNFAYEYVLNTRLVDKNKILMVGDTLETDIIGGNKFGIDTTLVLTGNTPPEKAKMNIESTGIIPDYICSSAAV; from the coding sequence ATGATTTCAGGAAGTTTTAGGGAAATAGTAGAGCAGTACGAAGTGGTTTTTTTCGATTCCTTTGGAGTTTTAAGAAATTATGATGGAATAATTCCAGGTGTAGAAAAAACATTCGCATTTCTTAGAGAGAATAATATTGACTTCTACATTTTAACAAATGATGCATCAAGAGGGCCAAAAGAATTAGCAAGCAAGTTTCAAGATATGGGTCTCGAAGAGATTACTAGAAGTAAAATTATCTCTTCTGGTATGCTAGCTAGAAATTACCTTCGAAATAAGGTAAAAAATGGTACAGTAACTTTTCTAGGCACAGAGAAATCTGCCCATTATATAGAAACTGCTGGATTAAAAACTTTACGCATTCAAGATCTATCGTTAAAAGACATAGACCATATAAATGCAATGGTGCTTTTAGACGATGAAGGTTACGACTGGCAAGATGATGTAAATAAAGCCATTAACTTGCTAAGAATGCGAAATATGCCCGTTATTGTGGCCAATACAGATTTAACTTATCCGGTTTCTAAAGGAAAAATAGCCTTGGCTGTTGGAGCATTAGCAGATATGATCGAAACAATTGTTCAAAAGAATTTTATTCGATTTGGAAAACCAGATACCCAAATGTTCAACTTTGCTTACGAGTATGTTCTCAATACAAGACTAGTAGACAAAAACAAAATTTTAATGGTGGGTGATACATTAGAAACAGATATAATTGGTGGAAACAAATTTGGTATAGATACCACACTAGTTTTAACTGGAAATACACCGCCAGAAAAAGCAAAAATGAACATTGAATCTACAGGTATTATTCCAGATTACATTTGTTCATCAGCTGCTGTATGA
- a CDS encoding gamma-glutamyltransferase family protein, which translates to MKRVLLPLLILAFLLQCQNEKTNTSEVKEEKVLTQSAQSAEGLVSAAHPLAVKAGVEMMEKGGNAVDAAVATAFALAVVEPSMSGLGGRLQAIIRLPNGEFYGVDATTQAPISYDAKTAPEGRYGYPSIGIPGVVAGLCKLLEKHGTLPLATVMQPAINYAINGFNILPGEAARHKYAQKELTEFKGSSKYFLKADSTTYNEGELFVQKDLANTLKAISTGGKDAFYKGEIAKKIIADNQANGGVLKLEDLENYEALDAKLLTGDYRGYELHGLGIPSYGAITIEILQILENFPLETLRGADWASVIYKAMEMAYRDRKNQYSDSLSILLDKKYAASIAASIKDEKQPVKNAAELMNNVPESWLAEMGHTTHLSTADKSGMMVALTQSLGPNMGSKVATPDLGFLYAVTLGGYLGDFKPGERASSHISPFIITKDNKPFMVLGAAGGGRIITAITSVTSRTIDHKMPLTDALAAPRVHPDEDSVFVETHEGWGWRDEVVEAMEENGLGVKEVEDVARFGRVHAIMYDSATNELIGAADPDWEGAVGAPKSSPK; encoded by the coding sequence ATGAAAAGAGTATTATTACCCCTATTAATCTTGGCATTTTTACTTCAATGCCAAAATGAAAAAACTAACACAAGTGAAGTAAAAGAAGAAAAGGTACTTACACAGTCTGCTCAAAGTGCAGAAGGATTAGTAAGCGCAGCTCACCCATTAGCAGTGAAAGCTGGTGTAGAAATGATGGAAAAGGGAGGAAATGCAGTAGATGCAGCAGTTGCAACAGCTTTTGCTTTAGCAGTTGTAGAACCTAGTATGAGTGGCTTAGGAGGAAGACTACAGGCAATAATAAGGTTGCCCAATGGTGAATTTTATGGTGTTGATGCTACAACCCAAGCCCCCATATCTTATGATGCCAAAACAGCTCCAGAAGGTAGATATGGTTATCCTTCAATCGGAATACCCGGTGTAGTTGCAGGTCTTTGTAAATTACTAGAAAAACATGGTACTTTACCCCTTGCTACCGTAATGCAACCTGCCATTAATTATGCTATTAATGGTTTTAATATTTTGCCAGGAGAAGCAGCAAGACATAAATATGCGCAAAAAGAGCTAACCGAATTTAAAGGGAGCAGTAAATATTTTTTAAAAGCGGACAGCACCACTTATAATGAAGGCGAATTATTTGTGCAAAAAGACTTAGCAAATACATTAAAAGCAATATCTACTGGTGGTAAAGATGCTTTTTACAAAGGTGAGATTGCTAAAAAAATTATTGCTGATAATCAGGCAAATGGTGGAGTTTTAAAATTAGAAGACCTTGAAAACTATGAAGCTTTAGATGCGAAACTTTTAACAGGTGATTACAGAGGTTACGAACTGCATGGACTAGGTATTCCATCTTACGGTGCTATTACAATTGAAATTTTACAAATACTTGAAAACTTTCCATTAGAAACCTTAAGAGGTGCCGATTGGGCAAGTGTGATCTATAAGGCAATGGAAATGGCATATAGAGATCGTAAGAATCAATATTCAGATTCATTATCGATATTGCTAGATAAAAAATATGCTGCAAGTATTGCTGCATCAATTAAAGATGAGAAACAACCAGTAAAAAATGCCGCAGAACTGATGAATAATGTACCAGAAAGTTGGTTGGCAGAAATGGGACATACTACACACCTATCTACAGCAGATAAAAGTGGAATGATGGTAGCACTTACTCAATCACTCGGCCCAAATATGGGTTCTAAAGTAGCAACACCAGATTTGGGTTTCTTATACGCAGTTACTCTGGGTGGTTACCTAGGTGATTTTAAACCGGGTGAGAGAGCATCTTCTCATATTTCTCCATTTATAATTACAAAAGATAACAAGCCATTTATGGTATTAGGTGCTGCTGGTGGTGGCAGAATTATAACAGCAATTACTTCTGTAACAAGCAGAACAATTGACCATAAAATGCCACTTACTGATGCACTTGCTGCACCAAGGGTTCACCCAGACGAAGACAGTGTTTTTGTTGAAACACATGAAGGTTGGGGATGGAGAGATGAAGTAGTAGAAGCAATGGAAGAAAATGGATTAGGAGTAAAAGAAGTTGAAGATGTTGCAAGATTCGGTAGAGTACATGCAATTATGTATGATTCTGCAACAAATGAATTAATAGGTGCAGCAGACCCAGACTGGGAAGGTGCTGTTGGTGCTCCTAAGTCTTCACCTAAATAA
- a CDS encoding response regulator: MIQTLLNPLQNSEEYLIIEDSEIDVIVVDRLIRSYYPSLKPIITSNGMQGIKLLKDRINRGINLPAFIILDLVMPLMNGFDFLEIYERDFFKNNFSNIIVLTSSIHELDKRKALNYKCVKTYMVKPFSIKDFLCIHI; encoded by the coding sequence ATTATTCAAACTCTACTCAATCCGTTACAAAACTCAGAAGAATATCTAATCATTGAAGATAGTGAGATAGATGTTATTGTAGTTGACAGGCTTATCAGGAGCTATTATCCTTCATTAAAACCTATTATTACAAGCAATGGCATGCAGGGTATAAAGTTGCTAAAAGACAGAATTAATAGAGGCATAAACCTACCGGCATTTATTATTTTGGATTTAGTAATGCCTTTAATGAATGGGTTTGATTTTTTGGAGATCTATGAACGAGACTTTTTTAAAAATAACTTTTCAAATATAATCGTATTGACAAGCTCGATTCATGAATTGGATAAAAGAAAAGCGCTTAACTATAAATGTGTGAAAACGTATATGGTTAAGCCATTTAGTATTAAGGATTTTTTATGTATCCATATTTAA
- a CDS encoding Gfo/Idh/MocA family protein, translating into MKKSTSQSRRKFLQKTTLAASAISMGIPALSAKSYNRILGANDRVTIAQIGCKRRANAMKGSYKKLTDNINFKYVCDIYVPQMDSFGEEVKNITGTAPKKEGDVRKVLEDTEIDAIINTTPDHWHTPLTCMALEAGKHVYVEKPCSHNPWEGEQIVAFQQKYGKVVQMGNQQRSALESQEIIKEIHNGIIGDVYLAKAFYTNTRTSIGKAKVTDVPEGFNWDLFQGPAPRQSYKDIFFDYNWHWFWEFGTAETGNNAIHEIDVARWALGVSFPEEVSVVAGKYHFKDDDWTMYDTMLATYKFGDKKTIVWDGKSRNGMDTYGSDRGTVIYGSEGSVYVDRNGYRLYDRDGKMSKEALASARSSTTALGGGGNATDLHMKNFFDTVVGKSKSNSPINEGAVSTLLAHLANISSRANQTLKCNPENGNLLDKKLMKQYWKRTYEPGWEPTV; encoded by the coding sequence ATGAAAAAAAGCACGTCACAATCACGACGCAAGTTTCTACAGAAGACAACTTTAGCTGCATCAGCGATTAGCATGGGAATTCCAGCATTATCTGCAAAAAGTTATAACCGAATATTAGGGGCAAACGATAGAGTAACAATTGCACAAATCGGTTGTAAAAGAAGAGCAAATGCCATGAAGGGTTCTTACAAAAAACTAACTGACAATATAAACTTCAAATATGTCTGTGATATTTATGTACCACAGATGGATTCATTTGGAGAGGAAGTAAAAAATATTACTGGTACTGCGCCTAAAAAGGAGGGAGATGTTAGAAAAGTATTGGAAGATACTGAAATTGATGCCATAATCAATACAACTCCGGATCACTGGCATACTCCATTAACTTGTATGGCACTTGAAGCGGGTAAGCATGTTTATGTAGAGAAACCTTGTAGTCATAATCCATGGGAGGGTGAGCAAATTGTTGCTTTCCAACAAAAGTATGGTAAGGTAGTACAAATGGGTAACCAACAAAGATCTGCACTTGAGTCTCAGGAAATTATAAAAGAAATACATAATGGTATAATTGGAGATGTGTATTTAGCGAAAGCATTTTATACAAATACCAGAACAAGTATTGGAAAAGCAAAAGTTACAGATGTACCAGAAGGATTTAACTGGGATTTGTTTCAAGGACCTGCTCCAAGACAATCTTATAAAGACATTTTCTTTGATTACAATTGGCACTGGTTCTGGGAGTTTGGTACTGCAGAAACGGGTAACAATGCAATCCATGAAATTGATGTAGCTCGTTGGGCATTAGGAGTTAGCTTTCCAGAAGAAGTATCTGTGGTAGCTGGAAAATATCACTTTAAAGACGATGACTGGACAATGTATGATACCATGCTAGCAACTTATAAGTTTGGCGACAAAAAAACTATAGTGTGGGATGGTAAGAGTAGAAATGGAATGGATACTTATGGTTCAGATAGGGGTACGGTTATTTATGGTTCCGAAGGTTCTGTATATGTAGATAGAAATGGTTATAGACTATACGACCGTGATGGTAAAATGTCGAAAGAAGCTTTAGCTAGTGCTAGAAGTTCAACCACAGCACTTGGTGGAGGTGGTAATGCTACTGATTTACATATGAAAAATTTCTTCGACACTGTAGTTGGGAAATCTAAAAGTAATTCTCCAATTAATGAGGGTGCTGTGAGTACTTTATTAGCACATCTGGCTAATATTTCGTCTCGTGCGAATCAGACTTTAAAGTGTAATCCAGAAAATGGGAATCTACTGGATAAAAAGTTGATGAAACAGTATTGGAAGAGAACATACGAACCTGGCTGGGAGCCAACAGTTTAA
- a CDS encoding response regulator codes for MNTDNLLRVLILEDEPDDATLILYQVKKTIYKINARIISDEKQYNALLKSWEPDIIISDYYIPGFDGADALQQAKKLAPDTPFIFVTGKVSEELAEETIISSTEAYLLKDHLERLPQIIEVLIDNQKLLIKNKSLKAMMSDAHALIKSSKEKVNKKKPNMSKFRPK; via the coding sequence ATGAATACTGACAACTTACTTAGAGTTCTTATTCTTGAAGATGAACCAGACGACGCAACATTAATTTTATATCAGGTAAAAAAAACTATTTATAAAATTAATGCAAGAATCATTTCAGACGAAAAACAATACAATGCATTATTAAAATCGTGGGAGCCTGATATTATAATTTCTGACTATTATATACCTGGATTTGATGGAGCAGATGCCTTACAGCAAGCAAAAAAACTTGCTCCGGATACGCCATTCATATTTGTAACTGGTAAAGTGTCTGAAGAGTTAGCTGAAGAAACCATTATAAGTAGTACTGAAGCTTATCTTTTAAAAGATCACCTCGAAAGACTTCCTCAAATTATCGAAGTATTAATAGACAATCAAAAGTTATTAATTAAAAATAAGAGTTTAAAAGCTATGATGAGTGATGCCCATGCACTTATTAAAAGTTCTAAAGAAAAGGTTAACAAAAAGAAACCTAACATGAGCAAATTTAGGCCTAAATAA
- a CDS encoding response regulator, with amino-acid sequence MEVRDKAPELLLVEDFEEDAILTIRALKKYNLANEIKWVEDGEEAIDFLFAKGKYENRHKENTPTIILLDLKLPKVHGLDVLEAIKKDSTLKHIPIIVMTSSKENEDIEKAYALGANSYVVKPVDFQQFAEAVKEIGIYWLILNEVKK; translated from the coding sequence ATGGAGGTCAGAGATAAAGCACCTGAATTACTATTAGTTGAAGACTTTGAAGAAGATGCTATTTTAACTATCAGAGCTCTAAAAAAATATAATCTCGCCAATGAGATTAAATGGGTTGAAGATGGTGAAGAAGCCATTGATTTCCTCTTTGCTAAAGGAAAGTATGAAAATAGACATAAGGAAAATACGCCAACTATTATTTTACTAGATTTAAAACTTCCAAAAGTTCACGGACTTGACGTACTTGAAGCAATAAAGAAAGATAGCACACTCAAGCATATTCCAATAATTGTAATGACATCTTCAAAAGAAAATGAAGATATAGAAAAAGCTTATGCATTAGGTGCAAACAGTTATGTAGTTAAACCTGTAGATTTTCAGCAATTCGCCGAAGCTGTTAAGGAAATAGGCATTTATTGGTTGATACTAAACGAGGTAAAAAAATGA
- a CDS encoding sensor histidine kinase: MQNLYEVALENLPFAMLLISVSHENEDHKVLKVTEKFYHITGIEKHAILLHQLNIRYKFIQWIEEVKKDTKTQIAYAEFKEQYDIIKFTLKKLDNETFLITVESINNITGSNEAKLKLAYIDLERKFRKFNSSISHDLKAPLRAIEGFSSIILDDFVDEVSPELKTNLETIIRNTGRLKNRLNAIHHYSRIQRRALLIEDVDLKALFIKSFQNQKSGFSHGEKVIFSITDLPKVKGDLVLLSILTDELISNALKFTEPVSNPKINIFFKENNNYYIYKVTDNGVGVSEKNLKNIFVMFNKAHSVKDFEGLGVGLTITEVIVEKHNGKIDASCNEEQGCTFSFNFFDQ; the protein is encoded by the coding sequence ATGCAAAATCTTTATGAGGTAGCACTAGAAAATTTACCCTTTGCTATGCTTTTAATCTCTGTATCTCACGAAAATGAAGATCACAAAGTATTAAAAGTTACAGAGAAGTTTTATCATATAACCGGGATTGAAAAGCATGCTATACTTTTACATCAACTTAATATTAGATATAAATTTATTCAATGGATTGAGGAAGTAAAAAAAGACACCAAAACACAAATAGCTTATGCCGAATTTAAAGAACAGTATGATATAATAAAGTTTACCTTAAAAAAATTAGACAACGAAACTTTTCTTATCACTGTTGAAAGTATAAATAATATAACAGGATCTAATGAGGCTAAATTAAAGCTAGCATATATAGATCTAGAGAGAAAATTCAGGAAATTTAATAGTAGTATTTCTCATGATTTAAAAGCTCCTTTGAGAGCGATTGAGGGTTTTAGCAGCATTATTTTAGATGATTTTGTTGATGAAGTATCACCAGAGCTGAAAACAAACCTCGAAACAATTATAAGAAATACAGGTAGATTAAAAAATAGGCTTAATGCCATACATCACTACTCACGCATACAGAGAAGAGCTTTATTGATAGAAGACGTTGACCTAAAAGCATTATTTATTAAAAGCTTTCAAAATCAAAAATCTGGTTTTTCTCATGGTGAAAAAGTAATATTTAGCATTACCGATTTACCGAAAGTAAAAGGAGATTTAGTTCTTTTATCAATCTTAACAGATGAGTTAATTAGTAATGCTCTCAAATTTACTGAGCCAGTGAGTAATCCAAAAATCAATATATTTTTTAAGGAAAATAATAATTATTATATTTATAAAGTAACCGATAATGGGGTTGGTGTTTCTGAAAAGAACTTAAAAAACATATTTGTTATGTTCAATAAAGCGCATTCGGTTAAAGATTTTGAAGGTCTTGGAGTAGGTTTAACTATTACAGAAGTAATTGTTGAAAAACACAATGGGAAGATTGATGCATCTTGCAACGAAGAACAGGGTTGTACATTTTCATTTAATTTTTTTGATCAATAA
- a CDS encoding PAS domain-containing protein gives MHFFNTSDFNLPTQLTNFITFLTALFGLYTIYLSIRIFPEALKIKDSTEFAKLNANLKFANEAKELSDKQLFMDFEFAEIGKAYVDLYGNFIRMNKAFCDILGYKKEDLLKIDFKDITHIDDYDEHKNSLNQLQEGKLNFTSFQKRYMHKNGEVIWLFLNVVLIRDEEGSPAFMVVEIQNITKKIQTEKELKVSKERFELVILGAQAGIWEWPDINSKSEWWSPKFYNLLGYTNNEIPASLENFFNILHPDDRKTTEILLDKHFRNEAPFIIEYRLRTKSGKYKWFQGSGQAEFDVNGTPVKMAGSIIDITPMKAAEENLIKKNKELEISNKNLASFSYSISHDLKTPLRAISGFCGILLEDHAKDLNEEGKRILNTVIKNSNKMGTLINDILTYSMISRKDLKLYKLDMKYMFEASIRNYTKKLPETNYKFIVQPLKKAVGDKLMIEHLLNNLVSNTIKYAKKEVPINIEVDGEITNDGYIYIIKDNGVGFDPKYVHKIFGVFERLHKESEFQGTGVGLAIAKKVVEVHGGKIWAKSELNIGSTFYFTLDPNIKPEVN, from the coding sequence TTGCATTTTTTTAATACATCTGATTTTAATCTACCCACACAACTAACAAATTTCATCACATTTTTAACTGCATTATTTGGGCTATATACTATTTACCTATCTATAAGAATATTTCCTGAAGCATTAAAGATTAAAGATTCTACCGAGTTCGCTAAATTGAATGCTAACTTAAAATTTGCTAATGAGGCCAAAGAGTTAAGCGATAAGCAGCTCTTTATGGATTTTGAATTTGCTGAAATTGGGAAAGCATATGTTGACCTCTATGGCAATTTTATTAGAATGAATAAAGCTTTTTGTGATATCTTGGGGTACAAAAAAGAAGATTTACTCAAAATAGATTTTAAAGATATTACGCACATAGACGATTATGACGAGCATAAGAACTCTCTAAATCAACTACAAGAAGGGAAGCTTAACTTTACCAGTTTCCAGAAAAGATATATGCATAAAAATGGAGAAGTAATATGGTTATTTTTAAATGTAGTACTGATTCGTGATGAAGAAGGTAGTCCGGCATTTATGGTAGTAGAAATTCAAAATATTACTAAAAAAATCCAAACAGAAAAAGAATTAAAAGTAAGTAAAGAGCGATTTGAGCTAGTTATATTAGGTGCACAAGCTGGTATTTGGGAATGGCCAGATATAAACAGCAAAAGTGAATGGTGGTCTCCAAAATTCTATAACCTTTTAGGTTACACTAATAATGAAATTCCGGCAAGCCTAGAAAATTTCTTTAACATACTTCACCCAGATGATAGAAAGACTACCGAAATATTACTTGATAAACATTTTAGAAATGAGGCTCCATTTATAATTGAGTACCGGCTTAGAACTAAATCTGGAAAATATAAATGGTTTCAAGGTAGTGGACAGGCTGAATTTGATGTAAATGGAACTCCGGTAAAAATGGCGGGGTCTATAATAGATATTACCCCAATGAAAGCAGCAGAAGAAAATTTAATTAAAAAAAATAAAGAGTTAGAAATTTCAAATAAAAATCTGGCCTCTTTTAGTTATTCAATTTCTCACGATTTAAAAACACCATTAAGGGCAATTTCTGGTTTCTGTGGAATCTTATTAGAAGATCATGCAAAAGACTTAAACGAAGAGGGTAAACGAATTTTAAATACTGTGATTAAAAACAGTAATAAAATGGGTACTCTTATTAATGACATACTCACCTATTCTATGATAAGTCGAAAAGACCTAAAGCTATATAAGTTGGATATGAAATATATGTTTGAGGCATCTATTAGGAATTACACAAAAAAATTACCAGAAACCAATTATAAATTTATAGTGCAACCACTTAAAAAGGCAGTAGGAGATAAATTGATGATAGAGCATTTGCTAAATAACTTGGTTTCTAATACTATAAAATATGCAAAAAAAGAGGTACCTATAAATATAGAGGTTGACGGAGAAATAACTAATGACGGCTATATTTATATAATTAAAGATAATGGTGTTGGATTCGATCCAAAATATGTTCATAAAATATTTGGAGTTTTTGAGCGACTCCATAAAGAAAGTGAATTTCAAGGTACAGGTGTAGGTTTAGCTATAGCAAAAAAAGTAGTAGAAGTTCATGGAGGAAAAATTTGGGCAAAAAGTGAGTTAAATATTGGTTCTACTTTTTACTTTACGCTTGACCCTAATATTAAACCTGAAGTAAATTAA
- a CDS encoding PAS domain-containing sensor histidine kinase, which produces MSQSLVFFDYVFNKSPLIQCIVNNEGKILEVNDSFCDFFEFSQDKIAQYLNDVLYDESLQALVASPYLYGESQNIYITYPREKYKTFEIKKTWLNRNTALFVFIEREIAESVFNDIKRNYEDLAMKEEELQHMVETLTIRNHELDKISNELKTRNFELDNFVYKASHDMRSPLMTTLGLIQLADMSKDESLARSYLPLIKERIQSLDKLVNTILDLANNQRKALQIQAISLDNIINYCIQNQSHAIYFKDIVFDVQIEPCLDLNSDEEKLKIILNNLIGNAIKYQRKAVNKKMVTITASKAGSNKIFISIEDNGIGVIHTDLEKVFDMFYRGNDICKGSGLGLYIVKQAVEKINGEIQLESVYGEGTKVTVILPDIAVRKKVLTQQIDERK; this is translated from the coding sequence ATGTCTCAAAGCCTTGTTTTTTTTGACTATGTATTTAATAAAAGTCCTTTAATACAGTGCATTGTGAATAATGAGGGGAAAATACTAGAGGTGAACGATTCATTTTGTGATTTTTTTGAATTTTCACAAGATAAAATTGCACAATATTTAAATGATGTCTTATATGATGAGTCGCTCCAAGCACTTGTTGCTTCCCCATATTTATATGGTGAATCTCAAAATATTTATATTACATACCCAAGAGAGAAGTATAAAACATTTGAGATTAAAAAAACTTGGCTTAATAGAAATACAGCACTATTTGTATTTATAGAAAGAGAAATTGCCGAATCTGTATTTAATGATATAAAAAGAAACTATGAGGATTTAGCCATGAAAGAAGAAGAGTTACAACATATGGTTGAAACACTTACAATTCGCAATCATGAACTTGATAAGATAAGTAATGAGCTTAAAACTAGAAATTTTGAACTAGATAACTTTGTTTACAAAGCCTCACATGATATGCGCTCTCCTCTTATGACTACCTTAGGTTTAATACAGTTGGCAGACATGAGCAAAGATGAATCTCTTGCAAGAAGCTATCTGCCATTAATTAAAGAGAGGATACAGTCTTTAGATAAATTGGTAAATACAATTCTAGATTTAGCTAATAATCAAAGAAAGGCATTACAAATCCAAGCTATATCATTAGATAATATAATTAACTATTGTATCCAGAATCAAAGCCATGCCATTTATTTTAAAGACATAGTTTTTGATGTTCAAATAGAACCTTGTCTCGATTTAAATTCTGATGAGGAAAAACTTAAAATCATATTAAATAATCTAATTGGGAATGCAATAAAATACCAGCGAAAAGCAGTAAACAAAAAAATGGTAACAATAACTGCCAGTAAAGCCGGAAGCAACAAAATCTTTATTAGTATTGAAGATAATGGAATAGGAGTAATACACACTGATCTTGAGAAAGTTTTTGATATGTTTTATCGCGGAAATGATATATGCAAAGGTTCAGGCTTAGGCTTGTATATTGTAAAGCAGGCCGTAGAGAAAATTAATGGAGAAATTCAATTGGAAAGTGTGTATGGCGAAGGCACAAAGGTGACAGTTATTTTACCTGACATCGCAGTGAGAAAAAAAGTTTTAACGCAACAAATAGATGAAAGAAAATAA